From the Solanum stenotomum isolate F172 chromosome 4, ASM1918654v1, whole genome shotgun sequence genome, one window contains:
- the LOC125863258 gene encoding phosphomethylethanolamine N-methyltransferase-like has product MAPVIGAAGAGAKSGEERDIQKNYWMEHTSELTVEAMMLDSKAADLDKEERPEVLSLLPPYEGKSVLELGAGIGRFTSELAKNAGQLIALDFIDSAIKKNESINKHHKNVKFMCADVTSPDLKFSPESVDLIFSNWLLMYLSDEEVQSLVERMVKWLKVGGYIFFRESCFHQSGDHKRKNNPTHYREPRFYTKVFKECHINVGDGKSFELSLIGCKCIGAYVKNKKNQNQICWLWQKVNSEDDRGFQRFLDNVQYKCSGILRYERVFGEGYVSTGGLDTTKEFVSMLDLQPGQKVLDVGCGIGGGDFYMAENYDVHVVAIDLSINMISFALERSIGLKCAVEFEVADCTKKTYPDGTFDVIYSRDTILHIQDKPALFRSLWLKPGGKVLISDYCKCPIPASDEFSEYIKQRGYDLHDVATYGQMLKDAGFDEVIAEDRTEQFINVLQKELNTVEKERDSFIQEFSEQDYNEIVGGWKAKLLRSSSGEQRWGLFIAKKK; this is encoded by the exons ATGGCTCCTGTTATTGGTGCTGCTGGTGCTGGTGCTAAATCAG GAGAAGAACGCGATATTCAGAAGAATTATTGGATGGAGCATACATCGGAACTTACTGTGGAAGCGATGATGCTTGATTCAAAAGCAGCTGATCTTGACAAAGAAGAGAGGCCTGAG GTGCTCTCTCTACTCCCACCATATGAAGGGAAATCAGTGTTAGAGTTGGGTGCTGGTATTGGCCGTTTCACTAGTGAGTTAGCCAAAAATGCTGGGCAGCTCATAGCACTGGACTTTATCGATAGTGCAATTAAGAAG AATGAAAGCATCAATAAGCATCATAAGAATGTCAAGTTTATGTGTGCTGATGTGACTTCTCCAGATTTGAAGTTTTCACCTGAATCAGTCGACTTGATATTTTCAAACTGGCTACTGATGTATCTTTCTGATGAAGAG GTCCAGAGTCTTGTGGAGAGAATGGTAAAATGGTTGAAAGTTGGAGGCTACATATTTTTCAGAGAGTCATGCTTCCATCAATCAGGAGACCACAAGCGAAAGAACAACCCAACCCATTATCGGGAGCCTAGATTTTACACAAAG GTGTTTAAAGAATGTCATATAAATGTTGGTGATGGTAAATCATTTGAACTTTCTCTCATCGGTTGCAAGTGCATTGGAGCTTatgttaaaaacaaaaagaatcagAATCAG ATTTGTTGGCTATGGCAAAAGGTTAATTCTGAGGATGACAGGGGATTCCAGCGTTTCCTGGACAATGTTCAATACAAATGTAGTGGCATACTGCGATATGAACGTGTCTTTGGAGAAGGTTATGTGAGCACAGGAGGACTTG ATACCACAAAAGAATTCGTTTCTATGTTGGATCTTCAACCTGGCCAAAAAGTCCTTGATGTTGGCTGTGGAATAGGTGGAGGTGACTTTTACATGGCTGAGAATTATGATGTTCATGTTGTTGCTATTGACCTCTCGATTAACATGATATCGTTTGCTCTTGAACGTTCAATTGGTCTCAAATGTGCCGTTGAATTTGAGGTTGCTGATTGTACAAAGAAAACATATCCTGATGGCACATTTGATGTGATTTACAGTCGAGACACTATCCTTCACATCCAA GACAAACCCGCGTTATTCAGATCTTTGTGGCTGAAACCAGGAGGCAAAGTCCTCATAAGTGATTACTGCAAATGCCCAATACCAGCATCGGACGAGTTTTCTGAGTATATAAAGCAAAGGGGTTATGATTTACATGATGTTGCAACATATGGCCAG ATGCTCAAAGATGCCGGTTTTGATGAAGTTATTGCTGAGGATCGAACTGAACAG TTCATTAATGTTCTCCAAAAGGAGTTGAATACCGTGGAGAAGGAACGCGATTCATTTATCCAAGAATTCTCAGAA CAAGACTACAATGAAATAGTTGGAGGTTGGAAGGCCAAGCTATTGAGGAGTTCATCTGGTGAACAGAGGTGGGGTTTGTTCATTGCCAAGAAGAAGTGA